One Ignavibacteriota bacterium DNA window includes the following coding sequences:
- a CDS encoding glycoside hydrolase family 3 C-terminal domain-containing protein, with protein MCAPLAAQDGTPPFRNHDLPVADRVADLVGRLTLEEKIAQMQHEASAIERLGIPPYTWWNEALHGVARAGTATVFPQAIGLAACFDADLLHSIATAIGVEARAKHHEALRQGRHGIYEGLTFWSPNINIARDPRWGRGQETYGEDPWLAGTLGAAFVRGLQGDDPAHLRAVATPKHFAVHSGPEPTRHAFNASVSETDLRDTYLPAFARTVREAGAASVMCAYNRLYGDPCCASTLLLDSILRAEWGFDGYVVSDCWAVSDYVNFHHSDTSMVEAAARSVNAGCDLTCGPEYAALGEAVRRGLVAPAVIDRAARRLFTARMRLGMFDPPGRDPYAAIPYSKNACERHDSLALHAAERSIVLLKNNGGTLPLSRDIRRIAVLGPAADDSTVLLGNYNGTPPYAVTLLRGLRARAGSDVAITYTRGCDLAEGRHTDSSAAAAEQLLIDAQKAASDADAVIVVLGLHPWLEGEELRVALDGFRGGDRTTIELPAPQERLLRAVQKRGRPLIVVLLSGSAIVSSWMSESADAILAAWYPGQRGGDAVAHVLFGDVNPSGRLPVTFYASTRDLPPFEDYSMRGRTYRFFHGTPQYAFGHGLSYTEFAYSDLRVSADSLADHEELTILVTVENTGQLDGTEIAQLYIRDTDAPAGAALRTLRGVRRVDLERGGRRRIAWTLTADDRRFWDATSRSFRHPRRLNIIVGSSSADERLRTTVRF; from the coding sequence ATGTGTGCGCCTCTTGCGGCGCAGGACGGCACGCCGCCGTTCCGCAATCACGATCTTCCCGTTGCCGATCGTGTCGCCGATCTTGTGGGGCGTCTGACACTCGAGGAGAAGATCGCGCAGATGCAGCATGAAGCGTCCGCGATCGAGCGGCTGGGCATTCCGCCGTACACGTGGTGGAATGAGGCCCTGCACGGCGTGGCCCGCGCGGGCACCGCCACCGTGTTTCCCCAGGCCATCGGCCTCGCGGCATGTTTTGATGCGGATCTCCTGCACAGCATCGCGACGGCGATAGGTGTCGAGGCGCGCGCAAAACATCACGAGGCGCTGCGGCAGGGACGGCACGGCATCTACGAAGGACTGACCTTCTGGTCGCCCAACATCAACATCGCGCGTGATCCGCGCTGGGGCAGGGGACAGGAGACCTACGGCGAGGATCCATGGCTTGCAGGCACACTCGGCGCCGCATTTGTGCGCGGACTGCAAGGCGACGATCCCGCGCATCTGCGCGCCGTGGCCACGCCCAAACATTTTGCGGTGCACAGCGGTCCGGAACCCACACGCCACGCATTCAACGCGTCGGTGAGCGAGACCGATTTGCGTGACACCTACCTGCCCGCATTTGCGCGCACCGTGCGCGAGGCAGGCGCCGCCTCCGTCATGTGCGCATACAACCGGCTGTACGGCGATCCCTGCTGCGCGAGCACGCTGCTGCTCGACAGCATCCTGCGCGCCGAGTGGGGCTTCGACGGGTATGTCGTGTCGGACTGTTGGGCGGTGAGCGACTACGTGAACTTCCATCACAGCGACACGTCGATGGTCGAGGCCGCCGCGCGCTCAGTGAATGCGGGATGTGATCTGACCTGCGGACCCGAGTACGCCGCGCTGGGTGAAGCCGTGCGCAGAGGACTCGTCGCGCCGGCAGTCATCGACAGGGCCGCGCGCCGGCTCTTTACGGCGCGAATGCGGCTCGGCATGTTTGATCCGCCCGGACGCGATCCATACGCCGCGATACCATATTCGAAGAATGCGTGTGAGAGACACGATTCGCTCGCGCTGCATGCCGCGGAGCGGTCGATCGTACTCCTGAAAAACAACGGAGGCACACTGCCGTTGTCTCGCGATATCCGGCGTATCGCGGTGCTCGGGCCCGCAGCGGACGATTCCACCGTGCTGCTCGGCAATTACAACGGCACACCGCCGTACGCCGTCACCCTGCTGCGCGGTCTGCGCGCGCGCGCCGGATCGGACGTCGCAATCACCTACACGCGTGGATGTGATCTCGCCGAGGGCAGACACACGGATTCCTCGGCCGCCGCCGCGGAGCAGCTTCTGATCGACGCACAGAAGGCCGCCTCCGATGCCGATGCCGTGATTGTAGTGCTCGGCCTGCATCCCTGGCTCGAGGGCGAGGAATTGCGTGTCGCACTCGACGGGTTCCGCGGTGGCGACAGGACCACGATTGAACTTCCCGCCCCGCAGGAGCGTCTGCTGCGCGCAGTACAGAAACGAGGCCGGCCATTGATCGTGGTGCTGTTGTCGGGCTCGGCCATCGTGTCATCGTGGATGAGCGAATCCGCAGACGCGATTCTTGCGGCCTGGTATCCGGGGCAGCGCGGAGGTGATGCGGTCGCACACGTGCTGTTCGGCGATGTGAATCCCTCGGGACGTCTGCCCGTGACCTTCTATGCAAGCACACGGGACCTGCCACCCTTCGAGGATTACTCCATGCGCGGACGCACGTACCGCTTCTTTCACGGCACACCCCAGTACGCCTTCGGACACGGACTGTCGTACACGGAATTTGCATACTCCGATCTGCGTGTGAGCGCGGATTCACTCGCGGACCACGAGGAACTGACCATACTTGTGACAGTCGAGAATACCGGTCAGTTGGACGGTACGGAGATCGCGCAGCTCTACATCCGCGATACGGACGCGCCCGCCGGCGCAGCGCTCCGCACCCTGCGCGGGGTGCGGCGTGTGGACCTCGAGCGCGGCGGCAGGCGGCGTATCGCGTGGACACTCACGGCGGACGACAGGCGGTTCTGGGACGCGACATCGCGCTCCTTCCGGCATCCGCGACGTCTCAATATCATCGTGGGATCCTCGTCGGCCGACGAGCGGCTCCGAACTACCGTGCGTTTCTGA
- a CDS encoding DASS family sodium-coupled anion symporter yields MAEGTAAGTTLKRAGFFTGILLLALCICAPVLPVFHDAAMSVLAGAAEPDSWELARSMQAAAGLFFIMIVWWITEAVPLPATALLPAVLLPALHVVGFGARGAVEFTPKTVLAHYANPVIYLFLGGFLLAAAMQRWGLDRRLTLWLLSRGRVADNPRSILLGVMAVTAFLSMWISNTATAAMMLPIGLGILTMLALKPGDSPYGTAMMLGIAYAASIGGVGTIIGTPPNGIALGILDTAMAGRAGFESIGFLEWMVIGVPFVVLMVPMTWLLLLRLNPPEVAHIPGGRERLRAEHAALGPMSTGEKRVLGILGCAAILWISNPFWGDILPDAIAQRLAWVDEFHIGLCAGALCFFVPVHLRRGEFVLRWDDAASVDWGTLMLFGGGIALSDALFRTGLAPWVASSVIAAIGTPSTFVLVAVIVVFVDFLTEVTSNTAVTSMMVPVVISIAAATGADPAALAVAAAIAASLAFMLPVATPPNALVYGTGYVPLRAMVRNGFALDILGWLLVIGLLPLFGDMLFGLFRF; encoded by the coding sequence ATGGCGGAAGGCACTGCGGCGGGAACAACGTTGAAACGAGCGGGATTCTTCACAGGAATACTGCTTCTGGCGCTCTGCATTTGTGCGCCCGTGCTGCCCGTGTTTCACGATGCGGCAATGTCTGTGCTCGCGGGTGCAGCGGAGCCGGACTCCTGGGAACTTGCGCGCAGTATGCAGGCCGCGGCCGGACTCTTCTTCATCATGATCGTGTGGTGGATCACCGAGGCAGTGCCGCTGCCGGCCACGGCCTTGCTGCCCGCCGTGTTGCTGCCCGCGTTGCATGTGGTCGGCTTCGGCGCGCGCGGCGCGGTGGAGTTCACACCGAAGACGGTGCTTGCGCATTACGCCAATCCGGTGATATACCTCTTCCTCGGCGGTTTCCTTCTGGCGGCCGCGATGCAGCGGTGGGGACTCGACCGCCGCCTGACGCTGTGGCTGCTGTCACGCGGCCGTGTGGCGGACAATCCGCGCAGCATACTGCTGGGCGTGATGGCGGTGACGGCCTTCCTCTCGATGTGGATATCCAACACCGCGACGGCCGCGATGATGCTGCCCATCGGACTCGGCATTCTCACGATGCTCGCGCTGAAGCCGGGCGATTCACCCTACGGCACGGCGATGATGCTCGGCATCGCATACGCCGCGTCCATCGGCGGTGTGGGCACCATCATCGGCACGCCACCCAACGGCATCGCGCTGGGCATCCTCGACACGGCGATGGCGGGCCGAGCAGGATTCGAGTCCATAGGTTTTCTCGAATGGATGGTCATCGGTGTGCCCTTTGTGGTGCTGATGGTGCCGATGACGTGGCTGTTGCTCCTGCGATTAAATCCGCCCGAAGTCGCGCACATTCCCGGCGGCAGGGAACGCCTGCGCGCGGAGCACGCGGCGTTGGGTCCGATGTCCACAGGGGAAAAACGTGTGCTCGGCATACTCGGCTGCGCGGCGATACTGTGGATCTCGAATCCCTTCTGGGGCGACATCCTTCCCGATGCAATCGCGCAGCGGCTCGCCTGGGTCGACGAATTCCACATCGGACTCTGCGCGGGTGCGCTCTGTTTTTTCGTGCCCGTACATCTGCGCAGGGGCGAGTTTGTGCTGCGCTGGGACGACGCCGCGTCGGTGGACTGGGGCACGCTGATGCTGTTCGGTGGCGGCATCGCGTTGTCGGACGCACTGTTCCGCACGGGGCTCGCGCCGTGGGTCGCCTCGTCGGTGATCGCGGCCATTGGCACACCCTCGACGTTTGTGCTTGTGGCGGTGATCGTGGTGTTTGTCGATTTCCTGACCGAGGTCACCTCGAACACTGCGGTCACATCGATGATGGTGCCGGTAGTCATTTCGATCGCCGCCGCAACCGGAGCCGATCCGGCGGCGCTGGCCGTCGCAGCCGCGATCGCCGCGTCGCTCGCCTTCATGCTGCCCGTCGCAACACCTCCCAACGCGCTCGTGTACGGCACGGGATACGTGCCGCTTCGCGCGATGGTGCGCAACGGTTTTGCGCTCGACATACTCGGGTGGCTGCTGGTGATAGGACTGCTGCCGCTTTTCGGCGACATGTTGTTCGGGCTGTTCCGCTTCTAG
- a CDS encoding metalloregulator ArsR/SmtB family transcription factor — translation MIAELFKALGDNTRLRIVRLLAEAGELCVCDIERVLALPQARVSRHLAVLRSAGLVRARREGQWMHYALRKEDALSRSVIRVFVRGTDGAALFVKDSLRLKKHAPACCAPEDGD, via the coding sequence ATGATAGCGGAACTTTTCAAGGCGCTGGGTGATAACACACGCTTGCGCATCGTGCGTCTCCTTGCCGAGGCGGGCGAACTGTGCGTCTGCGACATCGAGCGGGTTCTCGCGCTGCCGCAGGCGCGTGTGTCGCGGCATCTCGCGGTGCTGCGCTCGGCGGGACTGGTCCGCGCGCGGCGCGAAGGGCAGTGGATGCACTACGCGCTGCGGAAGGAGGACGCGCTGTCGAGGTCCGTCATCCGTGTGTTCGTCCGCGGAACCGACGGCGCGGCGCTCTTTGTGAAAGACTCGCTCCGCCTGAAAAAACACGCACCCGCCTGCTGCGCACCTGAAGATGGAGACTGA
- a CDS encoding thermonuclease family protein codes for MKQTIRLLTFAVSILLALHCDSRAQEMQGKVVSVKDGDTIELLVENSPLRIRFHGVDAPEKDQPYGQKSKQFTSDQCFGKVVTVRMRDKDRYGRIVGEVILADGSSVNHALVEAGLAWWYQRYAPDDKTLQALESNARSAKKGLWADPSPIAPWDWRQNQRSSDAAGGEKTYTVQSPDSPPPSAATKRDTDTVYVTKSGKAYHLAGCEGLAHSKYPRLLRDARQTHRPCPNCGAPR; via the coding sequence ATGAAACAGACCATCCGCCTTCTGACATTTGCAGTAAGTATTCTTCTCGCGCTGCATTGCGATTCTCGCGCGCAGGAAATGCAGGGCAAAGTTGTGTCGGTGAAGGATGGAGACACGATTGAATTGCTGGTGGAGAATTCTCCGCTGCGGATTCGTTTTCATGGTGTGGATGCTCCGGAGAAGGATCAGCCCTACGGGCAGAAATCGAAGCAGTTCACAAGCGATCAGTGCTTCGGGAAAGTTGTGACGGTGCGGATGCGCGACAAGGACAGATACGGCCGCATCGTGGGCGAGGTGATACTCGCCGACGGCAGCAGCGTGAATCATGCCCTCGTTGAAGCGGGACTCGCCTGGTGGTATCAGCGCTACGCACCCGACGACAAGACGCTGCAGGCACTTGAGTCGAATGCACGCAGTGCAAAAAAGGGTCTGTGGGCCGATCCGTCTCCCATCGCCCCCTGGGATTGGCGTCAGAATCAGCGCAGCTCCGACGCCGCGGGCGGAGAAAAAACGTACACCGTGCAGTCGCCCGACAGTCCGCCACCGTCCGCCGCGACCAAACGCGACACCGACACCGTGTACGTGACAAAATCCGGCAAGGCCTATCACCTCGCCGGCTGCGAGGGTCTCGCACATTCGAAGTATCCGCGCCTCCTGCGCGACGCACGGCAAACACACAGGCCGTGCCCGAACTGCGGCGCACCGCGCTAG
- a CDS encoding c-type cytochrome, which produces MKILKRIAIVLGSLVGVVVLTVVVIYFMTRSRLNSTYEITPRAVLVPNDTATIARGRHWVDVYCTGCHGPDLAGKRMFEDPDIGSIDAPNLTRGRGGVASAYASDIDWVRSIRHGVRPSGQALFIMPSREYYYFSDEDLGSIISYIKSLPPVDKTTAGYELTFLSHILAAFGAFGSILSVEDIQHDVRPPAPPRDVTAAYGEYLVNTGGCRTCHGENLAGGKDPNPHAPPSPNLTPGGPLKSWTREDFLLTLRTGFTPDRRPLQAAFMPWDQFGRMTDNELTALWLYLRAQPALATND; this is translated from the coding sequence ATGAAGATTCTCAAGCGCATCGCCATCGTCCTCGGCTCCCTCGTCGGTGTCGTCGTCCTCACCGTCGTCGTGATCTACTTCATGACGCGCAGCCGGTTGAACAGCACCTACGAGATCACACCCCGCGCGGTGCTCGTGCCCAACGACACGGCGACGATCGCGCGCGGTCGTCACTGGGTCGACGTGTACTGCACCGGCTGCCACGGTCCGGATCTCGCGGGCAAGCGGATGTTCGAGGATCCCGACATCGGATCCATCGACGCGCCGAATCTCACGCGCGGTCGCGGCGGTGTTGCGAGCGCGTACGCATCCGACATCGACTGGGTGCGCAGCATACGGCACGGCGTGCGGCCGTCGGGGCAGGCCCTGTTCATCATGCCGTCGCGGGAGTACTATTATTTTTCCGACGAGGATCTCGGCTCAATCATCTCCTACATCAAGAGCCTTCCGCCCGTCGATAAGACAACCGCGGGATATGAACTGACATTCCTTTCTCACATCCTCGCGGCGTTCGGCGCCTTCGGCAGCATACTCTCGGTCGAGGATATTCAGCACGACGTGCGTCCCCCCGCCCCGCCGCGCGACGTGACAGCCGCCTACGGCGAGTACCTCGTCAACACCGGCGGCTGCCGCACCTGCCACGGCGAGAATCTCGCGGGAGGCAAGGATCCCAATCCTCACGCACCTCCCAGCCCGAACCTCACACCGGGCGGACCGCTGAAATCCTGGACGCGCGAGGACTTCCTCCTCACGCTGCGCACCGGCTTCACTCCCGATCGGCGTCCGCTGCAGGCCGCGTTTATGCCGTGGGATCAGTTCGGTCGCATGACCGACAACGAACTCACCGCACTCTGGCTGTACCTGCGCGCACAGCCCGCGCTGGCGACTAACGACTGA